One genomic segment of Gottschalkia acidurici 9a includes these proteins:
- a CDS encoding response regulator transcription factor, translated as MSKKILIVDDDEEIRKVIGIYLENEGYEILKAENGEQALKLIAENEVALVLLDIMMRGMNGTEVCMKIREDSIMPIIFLSAKSEDLDKIQGLASGADDYITKPFSAMELIARVKSQIRRYTRYTTELRTPKNIIEVGNLTINTDTRQVIVGNKDVRLTPKEFDILHLLASNKGIVFSIEKIYERVWGEDFYKSDNTIMVHITKIREKIEEDPKRPIYIKTVWGVGYKI; from the coding sequence ATGTCAAAGAAAATTTTAATAGTTGATGATGATGAAGAAATAAGGAAAGTTATAGGAATATATTTAGAAAATGAAGGGTATGAAATACTTAAAGCTGAAAATGGAGAGCAAGCATTAAAACTTATAGCTGAAAATGAGGTTGCCCTTGTACTTTTGGACATTATGATGCGTGGTATGAATGGTACAGAAGTTTGTATGAAGATTAGAGAAGATAGTATTATGCCAATAATTTTTTTATCTGCAAAATCAGAAGATTTAGATAAAATTCAAGGTCTAGCTTCTGGGGCTGATGACTATATTACCAAGCCTTTTAGTGCAATGGAGTTAATCGCAAGGGTTAAATCTCAGATAAGAAGGTACACTAGGTATACAACTGAGTTAAGAACACCTAAAAATATAATTGAAGTTGGTAACTTAACTATAAATACTGACACAAGACAAGTGATTGTGGGTAATAAAGACGTTAGACTTACTCCAAAAGAATTTGATATATTACATCTTCTCGCAAGTAATAAAGGAATCGTTTTTAGTATAGAAAAGATTTATGAAAGAGTATGGGGTGAAGATTTTTACAAATCTGATAATACTATAATGGTTCATATAACTAAAATAAGAGAAAAGATAGAAGAAGACCCTAAGAGACCTATATATATTAAAACAGTTTGGGGAGTTGGGTATAAGATATGA
- a CDS encoding HAMP domain-containing sensor histidine kinase — MKKDDITISLKLKLLIEILLSFILTLVYLYIFSFYVLAPYYEKNQNNLSVSFAYYFTLVYLISAIGVFVLCFLLMSSKHIKYIKYIAREVNFIASGNLGKTLEVKGKDELAELCININSMSKELKDKFEYERDLERTKSELITNVSHDLRTPLTPIIAYLDILRNEKFSTKEEGKEYLNSSYNLSMKLKKLIDELFEYTKLSSKGVVMELVEVDICPIISQIVGEYAPMLESKGLKVITQISETELPVKTDVEKMVRVFENILSNAEKYSSKPSDIIVKVDNKESNVVISISNRGGHIDQDKLNRMFEKFYRVDISRSSNVKGSGLGLAISKKIVDLHDGQIWAERDEEIITINIKLPVNSNKV; from the coding sequence ATGAAAAAAGATGACATTACTATAAGTCTAAAATTAAAGCTTTTGATTGAGATACTATTGAGTTTTATACTAACATTAGTGTATCTATATATTTTCTCCTTTTATGTACTTGCCCCTTATTATGAAAAAAATCAAAATAATTTGAGTGTATCATTTGCTTATTATTTCACATTAGTATATTTGATATCTGCTATTGGAGTTTTTGTTTTATGCTTTTTATTAATGTCAAGCAAACATATAAAGTATATTAAGTATATAGCAAGAGAAGTAAACTTTATCGCTAGTGGAAATTTAGGAAAAACACTTGAGGTTAAAGGAAAGGATGAACTTGCCGAATTGTGCATAAACATAAACTCTATGTCAAAAGAATTAAAAGATAAATTTGAATATGAAAGAGATCTAGAAAGAACAAAGTCAGAGCTTATAACAAATGTTTCTCATGATTTAAGAACGCCTCTTACACCAATTATTGCATATTTAGATATTTTAAGAAATGAAAAATTTAGCACCAAAGAAGAAGGAAAGGAATACTTAAATTCGTCTTATAATCTTTCTATGAAGTTAAAAAAATTAATCGATGAACTTTTTGAATATACAAAGCTATCGAGTAAAGGAGTCGTTATGGAGCTTGTAGAGGTAGACATATGTCCTATTATTAGTCAAATAGTAGGAGAATATGCTCCTATGCTTGAAAGTAAAGGATTAAAAGTTATAACACAGATCTCTGAGACAGAACTACCCGTAAAGACAGATGTTGAAAAAATGGTTAGGGTTTTTGAGAATATATTAAGCAATGCAGAAAAATATAGTTCCAAACCATCAGATATAATTGTTAAGGTAGATAATAAGGAATCTAATGTTGTAATATCTATATCTAATAGAGGCGGACATATAGATCAGGATAAGTTAAATAGAATGTTTGAAAAATTTTATAGAGTTGACATTTCAAGGTCAAGTAACGTTAAGGGATCAGGACTTGGACTAGCAATTTCTAAAAAAATAGTAGACCTTCATGATGGTCAGATTTGGGCTGAACGTGATGAAGAGATAATCACAATAAACATTAAATTACCTGTTAATAGTAATAAGGTGTAA
- a CDS encoding VOC family protein encodes MKFCWITLHVKNMDESLKFYHELLGLKISERFNAGEGTEIVMLGEQDKPKIELICSEDNKVEVQSNGISIGFEVDSLDKAIEYVKENNISIKRGPISPIPTTRFFFIDDPNGIEIQLVEHK; translated from the coding sequence ATGAAATTTTGCTGGATAACGTTACACGTTAAAAACATGGATGAATCACTAAAGTTTTATCATGAATTGCTGGGCTTAAAGATTTCAGAAAGATTTAATGCTGGAGAAGGTACAGAAATTGTTATGCTTGGAGAACAAGATAAGCCAAAAATAGAGCTAATATGCAGTGAAGATAATAAAGTTGAAGTTCAAAGTAATGGCATATCTATTGGCTTTGAAGTTGACTCACTAGATAAAGCTATAGAGTATGTAAAAGAGAATAATATTTCTATTAAGAGAGGACCTATTTCTCCAATTCCGACAACTAGATTTTTCTTTATAGATGATCCGAATGGTATAGAGATTCAACTAGTTGAACATAAGTAA
- a CDS encoding PQQ-dependent sugar dehydrogenase encodes MLKKIRVSLRPIAGKINMPTVLKTAILPGDSMERLFIATQVGEIFYIGNGVIRTFLDIRPRIIKLGFSGGKYDERGLIGLAFHPQFYYNGLFYLHYSVAGTQGPGALPSSEVSQDLPEPFKPNPCDPRTLDQKWINREVNYDHIDTVEEWILLSYGQPQKRRTLLNLRRPFFNHNGVNSLNFSPETGKLVLTTGDGGSGYDPFNLSQNDMEIAGKIIEIDVTKNTFINNPPVVTRFDELPVPIQETLTVIAKGVRNIPGISFQRFYNQYIKYVGFVGQDLAESIFSFVHYKPIPVTQLIQASLMKSNLDQEGFINFGWRGWEGSFPTSIIRDCSTNPTLDEKTVAYYNEAVKTSVQRLQPLTSYFHKDPRPDKFGGTALTGVQSYMGNRIPGLAGSVVFTDFARNEGSQPPIRGVLAYTRIRTDCKLSDFSVIETDYNFGSQSAFYASLGTNLDQTRLYLGVYGSMNVTDLNQGTVFEIVP; translated from the coding sequence TTGTTAAAAAAAATTAGAGTTAGTTTACGGCCTATTGCTGGTAAGATAAATATGCCTACCGTTTTGAAAACAGCTATACTTCCAGGTGACTCAATGGAAAGATTATTTATTGCAACCCAGGTAGGAGAAATCTTTTACATAGGAAACGGGGTTATAAGAACTTTTTTAGATATTCGTCCAAGAATCATAAAACTAGGTTTTTCTGGTGGCAAATATGACGAACGTGGATTGATAGGTCTAGCATTTCATCCCCAATTTTATTATAACGGGTTGTTTTACCTTCATTATTCAGTAGCTGGAACACAAGGTCCAGGTGCTCTTCCAAGTTCAGAAGTTTCACAAGATCTTCCTGAACCTTTTAAACCTAACCCATGTGACCCCAGAACCTTAGACCAGAAGTGGATAAATAGAGAAGTTAACTATGATCATATTGATACAGTTGAAGAATGGATTTTACTATCCTATGGTCAACCTCAAAAACGACGGACATTACTTAATTTAAGAAGACCATTTTTTAATCATAATGGTGTCAATAGCTTAAACTTTTCACCTGAAACAGGAAAACTTGTTTTAACAACCGGCGATGGTGGATCAGGCTATGATCCATTTAATTTAAGCCAGAATGATATGGAAATCGCCGGTAAAATAATTGAAATTGATGTGACTAAGAATACATTTATCAATAATCCACCGGTAGTCACACGTTTTGATGAACTTCCTGTACCTATTCAGGAAACACTTACGGTAATTGCCAAAGGGGTTCGCAATATACCTGGCATTTCATTTCAAAGGTTTTATAACCAGTATATCAAATATGTAGGATTTGTCGGACAGGATCTAGCAGAGTCGATTTTTTCATTCGTTCATTATAAGCCAATACCGGTTACTCAACTTATTCAAGCTTCTTTAATGAAATCTAATCTTGACCAAGAGGGATTTATTAACTTTGGTTGGCGGGGGTGGGAAGGTTCTTTTCCTACTTCGATCATAAGGGACTGCTCTACAAATCCAACTTTAGATGAGAAAACAGTTGCTTATTATAATGAAGCAGTAAAAACTTCAGTGCAGCGTCTTCAGCCTCTAACTAGTTACTTTCATAAAGATCCACGACCAGATAAGTTTGGAGGAACTGCACTTACAGGAGTCCAGTCATATATGGGGAATAGAATTCCCGGTTTAGCTGGAAGCGTTGTGTTTACTGATTTTGCCCGGAATGAAGGATCTCAACCTCCGATTAGAGGTGTTTTAGCTTATACCAGGATAAGAACAGATTGTAAACTAAGTGATTTTAGTGTCATTGAAACGGATTATAATTTTGGGTCACAATCAGCTTTTTATGCTAGTTTGGGAACGAATCTGGATCAAACCAGACTATATTTAGGAGTTTATGGCTCTATGAATGTGACTGATCTTAACCAGGGTACTGTTTTTGAAATTGTTCCATGA
- a CDS encoding helix-turn-helix domain-containing protein, translating into MYKGVTKFKIENNPVSSFSPSSFFVIEKDLKGQQSWKKGQHFHGTEITIFERYFKEIIKPSFPHIIDFDTFMKNYTYTYLPLEIVEIIHQLQSLNHQNSLNSIYLEGKILECIAILINEVTKSPKNAFTNQIDYGNINIGSNRVIKLTSYDINAIQKAHDILQKNYINPPNIKTLSKMVFLSEQKLKAGFSKHYHMSIGEYTNHIKMTVAANLLSTTDLSIEDIANKVGYNYSANFSKMFKKTYGKTPLKFRKTK; encoded by the coding sequence GTGTATAAGGGTGTTACAAAATTCAAAATTGAAAACAATCCTGTGTCTTCTTTTAGTCCCTCCTCATTTTTTGTTATTGAGAAAGATTTAAAAGGACAACAAAGCTGGAAAAAAGGTCAGCATTTTCATGGAACTGAAATAACCATTTTCGAACGGTATTTTAAGGAGATCATAAAGCCTAGCTTTCCACATATAATAGATTTTGATACTTTTATGAAAAACTATACCTACACTTACCTTCCATTGGAGATTGTTGAAATTATTCATCAATTGCAAAGTTTAAATCATCAAAATTCTCTGAATAGTATTTATCTAGAGGGTAAGATTTTAGAGTGTATTGCTATTCTAATAAACGAAGTTACTAAATCTCCTAAAAATGCTTTTACTAATCAAATAGATTATGGAAATATTAATATTGGCAGTAATAGAGTAATCAAACTTACATCCTATGATATAAATGCTATACAGAAAGCTCATGATATTTTGCAAAAGAATTATATCAATCCTCCTAATATAAAAACTTTAAGTAAGATGGTGTTTTTAAGTGAACAGAAATTAAAGGCAGGTTTTTCAAAGCATTATCATATGTCTATTGGTGAGTATACTAATCATATAAAAATGACTGTTGCTGCAAACTTATTATCTACAACAGATCTAAGCATTGAAGATATAGCTAATAAAGTTGGATATAATTATTCCGCAAATTTTTCTAAGATGTTTAAAAAAACCTATGGAAAAACTCCTCTTAAGTTTAGGAAGACGAAATGA
- a CDS encoding class I SAM-dependent methyltransferase, translating to MKLIKFLVEYIKSPRTVGAVAPSSERLAVKMVADMDFKNTKCIVEYGSGTGVFTDKLVERKNKDTLLILLEYNKGFCKQLEDRYSGNNNIIIINDSAENVYIYLKKYNIKKVDYVVSGLPFASLPKSISNKILKKTKTILKKDGLFITFQYTLLKKEFIANYFKEIELKRVVLNVPPAYVLKCKNF from the coding sequence ATGAAACTTATAAAATTTTTAGTAGAATATATTAAATCACCAAGAACTGTAGGAGCTGTAGCACCAAGCTCAGAAAGACTGGCAGTAAAAATGGTTGCTGACATGGACTTTAAAAATACAAAATGTATAGTTGAATATGGCTCTGGTACAGGAGTTTTTACCGATAAACTTGTTGAAAGAAAAAATAAAGACACATTACTAATACTGTTAGAATACAATAAAGGATTTTGCAAGCAACTAGAAGATAGATATAGTGGAAATAATAATATTATAATTATCAATGATTCTGCTGAAAATGTATATATATATTTGAAAAAGTATAACATTAAGAAGGTAGATTATGTAGTTTCAGGTTTGCCTTTTGCCAGTCTACCCAAAAGTATTTCAAATAAAATTTTAAAGAAAACTAAAACCATATTAAAAAAAGATGGATTATTTATAACATTTCAGTACACTCTTCTAAAGAAAGAATTTATTGCTAACTATTTTAAAGAAATAGAACTTAAAAGAGTTGTACTTAATGTGCCACCCGCTTATGTTTTAAAATGTAAGAATTTTTAA